AAGCAATTGCATGATGGTTTTTATTAAGTTGATAATGTTTATCAAACACATCTATAAGATTATTCCGTAGAATATTTCGATTTCCTGAGTTGTTGTTAACGATGTATTGAGCAAGCATTGGTAAATCATCATGATCGTTGACTATCAAACCCCCCACTTGATTTGCTAAGCTCTGTATCACTTCGTTCCAAGATGGAATTTCAGACGCGGATGAAATTCCACTTCCAACAAAAAGGTCACATTTTCCAGCGGCAATAGCCACTGATACACGCTTAATAAACTCTTCTTTTTGCATATAATGACTCATTCCCACTTTGACGGACACACAATCGTGATTGTATAATTAAATCATGAAAGGGTGTTTAGAATGGGAAAAAATAACAATAGGTATGATGATGAATTCAAGTCAGGTGCTGTAAAAATGGTTGTAGAAAAAGGCCTCCCAATAAGTAGGGTAGCAAAGGATCTTGGAATATCAGAGCCTGCCCTTAGAAGATGGGTAAGGGTAAGTACTGTGCCGGAAGATACTCCGACCAAGAAGCTTCTATAGCTTGAAGCAGAGAATAAAAAACTTAGAAAAGATCTTAGCGACGCTAATGATATTGTAAATATTTTAAAAAAGTCAGTAGCCATTTTCTTGAAACCATAGA
The bacterium DNA segment above includes these coding regions:
- a CDS encoding transposase, whose product is MGKNNNRYDDEFKSGAVKMVVEKGLPISRVAKDLGISEPALRRWVRVSTVPEDTPTKKLL